The Brachypodium distachyon strain Bd21 chromosome 4, Brachypodium_distachyon_v3.0, whole genome shotgun sequence nucleotide sequence taGTCTTGATAGAAGACTATTTtgtttgtctgccttgtcctGTGTCGAGAGAAATTGCACAAGGCTAGCGGTgaaaattatgcatgtacataTGGGCTTTAATCAGTTGTTTGGCATCACGATCAGTACTGAATCAACTTTATGATCAAGTGCTAATACTTTATCAGATTCGCTCCATTTTCTCCCAACCTCCAATAGATGGAGATTACTTCAGCTATAGGCAATTGCTATCTTTGTCAAAACTTGTCCCGTATCCATTAACTAATTGCTGGTTTCCCCTGACTTTTAGTTAGTTTCCTGACTTGTAGATAAAATTCCGGACCTTAATTATCATCCGTGGAGAGTTTTAAAATTCTGTTTGAAGTTTGAAGATATTTTAAAAttcttttttattgttttcctGAAATTTAAAGATGTCTAGGAATCACTAGTTGCAAATTACTCTTCTTTGCCTACATGTAGTTTTTCATTGTATGGAGTATAGTTTTTCACCATCACCGATCGATTTTTATTTGGCTCTTTGGCTAAAATTTCCCAGAAACATGGGTAGTTTCAAAGGAGCTCGTAGAATTAGCTAGCTATGGTCTATGGAGTATTAATTTTCTGCTTCATTTGCTAGTTCGTGGACGCGGTGACCAGGGAAATGGCGCAAGCAGATGCCACGTCACCATCATCCCATACGTACGTGTACGTAGAGTGTATGTATGCCGACAGAATTCAAAGCCTTTGATTGCTCATCCGAAAGCTACCCAAGCTGCAATTTCGCCAGATGGGCGGTGGGGCGCCGCACCGTCCATCCAAGACGTGGGGCCCAGTTCTATATCCAATAAGACTGAAACACGTGGCTGTTTGATTTGTCAGTGTTACCACGCTAATTAATAACAGTCTTTTACCAAAGTCAAATCGTGCCATTAATCACCCAAGTAGCCAGCCAAGAAGCCTATCTTGGCTATAAAACCCGGCCAGAAGGAAGGCTACACAAACCAAGCACACAGCATCCTACTGTCAGttgtcacacacacacacacacacacacaggtGTACAAGCCAGCTCAGTAGCTAGCTCCTCGAGCTTTTGATCaaccggcggccatggcggaggaAAAGAAGCACCACCTGTTCCACCACAAGAAGGAAGACACCGACGTGGTCGTCAACCCCACCACGGGCGCCGTCGACGAGTACGGGTACTCGGCGGAGACGGTGGTAACCCCaaccggcgccgacggcgagtACGAGCGCATCACCAAGGAGGAGAAGCACCACAAGCACAAGGAGCACCTCGGCGAGAtgggcgccgtcgccgccggcgccttcgCCCTCGTACGATACACATGAACACGTCATCATCTTATATATACTAAGTGTTGTTGGACGACGACAACAACGGTGCTAAATTGATTGTTTGATTTTATTGTAGTACGAGAAGCACGAGGCAAAGAAGGACCCGGAAAACGCGCACAGGCACAAGATcgcggaggaggtcggcgcggcggcggcggtgggcgccgGAGGGTTCGTGTTCCACGAGCAccatgagaagaagaaggaccaCAAGGAGGCCCAGGAGGTCAGCGGCGAGAAGAAGGGCCACCACCTCTTCGGCTAAGCGACGTCGCTAGACCCGCCGATCGATACTCCACGTAAGCTCGCTGGCGCCGAagtttgtttgtgtgtgtgtgcgcgtgtGTGTTTTTCTGAGGCGCGGGCCAGGCCGTGGGTATACGAGGTCTCTGTACATGTGTTTAATCTGCAGCTTCGGTGTGTTGTGCTACGTACTGCTGCTG carries:
- the LOC100844019 gene encoding abscisic stress-ripening protein 3, translated to MAEEKKHHLFHHKKEDTDVVVNPTTGAVDEYGYSAETVVTPTGADGEYERITKEEKHHKHKEHLGEMGAVAAGAFALYEKHEAKKDPENAHRHKIAEEVGAAAAVGAGGFVFHEHHEKKKDHKEAQEVSGEKKGHHLFG